Proteins co-encoded in one Thermochromatium tepidum ATCC 43061 genomic window:
- the lptA gene encoding lipopolysaccharide transport periplasmic protein LptA, with translation MSSSFSKWLPLLGLLVGLGLGANAWSLETDSKQPIYIEADEVEVRESDNTSIYVGQVQVEQGSMQLRADHVTVYHREDRRPRLIIALGTPASYKQLLDDDQGEVRAFAKRMEYDADKDELVLIGEGLLIQGEDRLTGERILYDRARARFRAGGAGRVKITITPDAS, from the coding sequence GCCTTCTGGTCGGTCTTGGTCTGGGCGCAAACGCCTGGTCGCTCGAAACCGACAGCAAACAGCCGATCTATATCGAGGCCGATGAGGTCGAGGTCCGCGAGTCCGACAACACCAGCATCTATGTCGGTCAGGTCCAGGTCGAACAGGGCAGCATGCAGCTGCGCGCCGACCATGTCACTGTCTATCATCGCGAGGACCGCCGCCCGCGTCTGATCATCGCCCTCGGCACGCCGGCCAGCTACAAACAATTGCTCGACGACGATCAGGGCGAGGTCCGGGCGTTTGCCAAGCGCATGGAATACGACGCTGACAAGGACGAGCTGGTGCTGATCGGTGAGGGTCTGCTGATCCAGGGCGAGGACCGTCTCACGGGGGAGCGCATCCTCTACGACCGGGCCAGGGCCCGTTTCCGTGCCGGCGGCGCAGGTCGGGTCAAGATCACCATCACCCCGGATGCCTCATGA
- the lptB gene encoding LPS export ABC transporter ATP-binding protein produces MSGLSAEHLMKRYGSRQVLQDVSVKVEPGKVVGLLGPNGAGKTTCFYLIVGLIHADQGRILLDGRDLTRLPMHARARAGLSYLPQEPSVFRKLTARENILAILETRRDLKRAEREERGERLLEDLGIAHVADSLALSLSGGERRRLEIARALAVEPRVMLLDEPFAGIDPIAVGDIKSIVTHLRDRSIGVLITDHNVRETLAICDHGYIIGSGTVIAAGEPAELLANQRVRDVYLGADFSM; encoded by the coding sequence ATGAGCGGTCTGAGCGCCGAACACCTGATGAAGCGCTACGGCAGTCGTCAGGTGCTCCAGGATGTCAGTGTCAAGGTCGAGCCGGGTAAGGTCGTGGGCCTGCTCGGGCCGAACGGCGCCGGCAAGACGACCTGCTTTTATCTGATCGTCGGTCTGATCCATGCCGACCAGGGTCGCATCCTGCTCGACGGGCGCGACCTTACCCGGCTGCCCATGCACGCCCGGGCGCGCGCCGGTCTGAGTTACCTACCCCAGGAACCCTCGGTCTTTCGCAAGCTGACTGCCCGCGAGAATATCCTGGCCATCCTCGAGACGCGGCGCGATCTCAAGCGCGCCGAACGCGAGGAACGCGGTGAGCGTCTGCTCGAGGACCTGGGCATCGCCCATGTGGCCGACTCGCTCGCCCTCAGCCTCTCGGGTGGCGAGCGCCGCCGGCTGGAGATCGCCCGCGCCCTGGCGGTTGAACCCAGGGTGATGCTGCTCGACGAGCCCTTCGCTGGTATCGATCCGATCGCCGTCGGCGACATCAAATCCATCGTCACCCATCTGCGTGATCGCTCCATCGGGGTACTCATCACCGATCACAATGTGCGCGAGACGCTCGCCATCTGCGACCATGGCTACATCATCGGCAGCGGCACCGTGATCGCCGCCGGCGAACCGGCCGAGTTGTTGGCCAACCAGCGGGTGCGCGATGTCTATCTAGGTGCCGATTTTTCCATGTAG
- a CDS encoding RNA polymerase factor sigma-54: MKPSLQLRLNQQLTMTPQLQQAIKLLQLSTLELQREIQEALESNLMLEEGEESEPLEAESLEDSPLTQLEDDPFGSSASESEWLLEREVQAESYEIPEELPVDTQWTDVFDSYLPPTAHGMRDDTDQDPLSNRSRPQTLWDHLIWQLNLSRLSERDFMIAQAVVDAIDANGYLRADVDELVATLADPTIGADEVETQIHRVQSLDPAGVGARNPRECLLIQLRQLSPETPWRNLAIAVCEAGFEHLPRGDVTALSRLLKAPEDDLTQALDLIRRLNPKPGRLLAETPSEYVVPDIFVRKKDGRWQVELNPDITPRLRVNADYARLVRRADQSSDGQTLKSHLQEARWFIKSLASRNETVLRVGAKIVEMQQDFLEYGEVGMRPMVLRDIAEALNLHESTISRVTTQKYMHTPRGTFELKYFFSSHVNTTSGGECSSTAIRALIRKLIAGESPRRPLSDNKIAEELARQGIDVARLTVAKYREAMGIPASSERKRLA; encoded by the coding sequence ATGAAGCCATCCCTTCAGCTTCGACTCAATCAGCAACTCACGATGACGCCCCAGTTGCAGCAAGCGATCAAACTGCTGCAGCTGTCAACGCTCGAGTTGCAGCGCGAGATCCAGGAGGCGCTCGAAAGCAATCTGATGCTTGAAGAAGGCGAGGAATCCGAACCGCTCGAGGCGGAGTCACTGGAAGATTCCCCTCTGACCCAGCTCGAAGATGATCCCTTCGGTTCTAGCGCATCCGAGTCCGAGTGGCTCCTGGAACGCGAGGTACAAGCCGAGTCGTATGAGATACCGGAGGAGCTGCCGGTCGATACCCAATGGACCGACGTCTTCGACAGCTACCTGCCGCCAACGGCCCACGGCATGAGGGATGACACAGACCAGGACCCACTGTCGAACCGCTCACGTCCGCAGACGCTCTGGGATCATTTGATCTGGCAGCTGAATCTCAGCCGTTTGAGCGAGCGCGATTTCATGATCGCCCAGGCCGTGGTCGACGCCATCGATGCCAACGGCTATCTGCGCGCCGATGTCGATGAACTGGTGGCCACACTCGCCGATCCCACGATCGGCGCCGATGAAGTCGAGACCCAGATCCATCGCGTCCAGTCACTCGACCCAGCTGGCGTCGGGGCGCGCAATCCGCGCGAGTGCCTGTTGATCCAGCTGCGCCAGCTGTCGCCCGAAACGCCCTGGCGCAACCTGGCCATCGCCGTGTGCGAGGCCGGATTCGAACATCTGCCGCGCGGCGACGTCACGGCCCTCTCACGCCTGCTCAAGGCGCCCGAGGACGACCTGACCCAGGCGCTCGATCTCATCCGCCGGCTCAACCCGAAGCCGGGCCGCTTGCTCGCAGAGACGCCCTCGGAGTACGTTGTACCCGACATCTTTGTGCGTAAGAAGGATGGCCGCTGGCAGGTCGAGTTGAACCCTGACATCACCCCCAGACTCAGGGTCAACGCCGACTATGCGCGCCTGGTACGCCGCGCCGACCAGAGCAGCGATGGCCAGACGCTCAAGAGTCACCTCCAGGAGGCGCGCTGGTTCATCAAAAGCCTGGCAAGCCGCAACGAAACTGTACTGCGCGTGGGCGCCAAGATCGTGGAGATGCAGCAGGACTTCCTCGAATACGGCGAAGTGGGGATGCGGCCCATGGTGCTGCGCGACATCGCCGAGGCCCTGAATCTGCACGAGTCGACCATTTCACGGGTGACCACGCAAAAATACATGCATACACCCCGAGGCACATTCGAGCTCAAGTATTTCTTCTCGTCCCACGTCAATACCACCTCTGGCGGCGAGTGCTCGTCGACGGCGATCCGCGCCCTGATCCGCAAGCTGATCGCGGGAGAATCCCCGCGCAGACCTCTCAGCGACAACAAGATCGCTGAGGAACTGGCAAGACAGGGCATCGACGTCGCACGCCTCACAGTCGCCAAATACCGTGAGGCTATGGGTATCCCGGCCTCGAGTGAGCGCAAACGCCTGGCTTAA
- the hpf gene encoding ribosome hibernation-promoting factor, HPF/YfiA family — MQINLTGHHIDVTDALKSYVDSKFERLARHFDHVINAHVVLSVEKLEQKAEATLHVNGGKVFADSVHEDMYAAIDSLVDKLDRQVIRYKEKKSSHRGGAVKTAEAE, encoded by the coding sequence ATGCAAATCAATCTGACGGGTCATCACATCGACGTCACCGATGCGCTGAAGTCCTATGTCGACAGCAAATTCGAGCGTCTGGCACGCCACTTCGACCACGTCATCAACGCCCATGTCGTCCTGAGCGTCGAAAAGCTCGAGCAGAAGGCCGAGGCCACACTCCATGTCAATGGCGGCAAGGTCTTCGCCGACTCTGTGCACGAGGACATGTATGCGGCCATCGACAGCCTGGTCGACAAGCTCGATCGCCAGGTCATCCGCTACAAGGAGAAGAAGAGCAGTCACCGCGGCGGAGCCGTCAAGACGGCCGAAGCGGAATGA
- a CDS encoding PTS sugar transporter subunit IIA: MFGPDLINEARIGCGLEIASKKRLLETLAELLARDHPRLQPETVFEHLLERERLGSTGLGHGIALPHARMKDVGEAIGAFVQTVRGVDYDAADGEPVDLAFALLVPELANEEHLRLLAHLASLFSDPNVRARLREATSPAEILHVLSAF, from the coding sequence ATGTTCGGCCCTGACCTGATCAACGAAGCCCGTATCGGATGCGGTCTCGAGATCGCCAGCAAGAAGCGTCTGCTCGAGACCCTCGCCGAACTCCTGGCCAGGGATCATCCCAGGCTCCAGCCCGAGACCGTCTTCGAGCATCTGCTCGAGCGTGAGCGCCTGGGCAGTACCGGACTCGGCCATGGCATCGCCCTGCCCCATGCGCGCATGAAGGACGTCGGCGAGGCGATCGGTGCCTTCGTGCAAACCGTCCGGGGCGTCGATTACGACGCGGCAGATGGCGAGCCGGTCGATCTGGCCTTCGCGCTGCTTGTGCCCGAGTTGGCCAACGAGGAGCATCTGCGGCTTTTGGCACACCTAGCCAGCCTGTTTAGCGACCCGAACGTGCGCGCTCGACTGCGTGAAGCCACCTCGCCTGCCGAGATCCTGCACGTCCTGAGCGCCTTCTAG
- the hprK gene encoding HPr(Ser) kinase/phosphatase, whose protein sequence is MIDSLQSVVIQTGAQLKLRWLTPEPQTPRPLRGVDPEQSLIGSLNLIHPNRLQVVGPPEQRYLAALGRTAHDEALDKLFADRPAAVIFSDGLEPGADFCERARSTQTPLLGSLLGDQELINHLRYFLTQALAERKTIHGVFIEVLGMGVLLIGAPAVGKSELALDLITRGHRLIADDAPRFARIAPEVIEGSCPETLRDFLEVRGLGILNIRAMFGEGAVLRNKTLNLVIDLQPLAQTELECIDRLTGSLSAMNVLGVAIPKIVMPVAPGRNLAILVEAAVRHQILRIRGYDAGVDFIDRQARAIHLDRPDPPVARD, encoded by the coding sequence ATGATCGACAGCCTCCAGAGCGTCGTCATCCAGACCGGCGCCCAGCTCAAGCTGCGCTGGCTGACCCCAGAACCCCAGACCCCTCGTCCGTTGCGCGGGGTGGACCCAGAGCAGTCGCTGATCGGCTCGCTCAACCTCATCCACCCCAATCGACTCCAGGTCGTCGGCCCCCCCGAACAACGTTACCTGGCGGCACTTGGACGCACCGCCCACGACGAGGCGCTCGACAAGCTCTTCGCCGACCGGCCCGCCGCCGTGATCTTCAGCGATGGACTGGAACCGGGGGCCGATTTCTGCGAGCGCGCCCGCTCAACCCAGACCCCCCTGCTCGGGTCGCTGCTCGGCGATCAGGAACTCATCAACCATCTGCGCTATTTCCTCACCCAGGCCCTGGCCGAGCGCAAGACCATCCACGGCGTCTTCATCGAGGTGCTTGGGATGGGCGTGCTCCTGATCGGCGCGCCGGCCGTCGGCAAGAGCGAGCTCGCGCTCGATCTCATTACCCGCGGCCATCGGCTCATCGCCGACGATGCACCGCGTTTCGCCCGCATCGCCCCTGAAGTGATCGAGGGGAGCTGTCCGGAGACGCTTAGAGATTTCCTGGAGGTACGCGGTCTAGGGATCCTCAACATCCGCGCCATGTTCGGCGAGGGCGCAGTCCTACGTAACAAGACGCTCAACCTCGTCATCGATCTCCAGCCGCTGGCCCAAACCGAACTCGAGTGCATCGACAGGCTCACCGGCAGTCTATCGGCCATGAATGTGCTGGGCGTGGCCATCCCCAAGATCGTCATGCCGGTCGCCCCGGGTCGCAACCTGGCGATCCTGGTGGAGGCGGCCGTCAGACATCAGATCCTGCGCATCCGCGGCTATGATGCCGGCGTGGACTTCATCGACCGCCAGGCGCGCGCCATTCATCTGGACCGACCCGATCCACCCGTCGCCCGCGACTGA
- the rapZ gene encoding RNase adapter RapZ — MQLIILSGLSGSGKSIALHTLEDMGFYCIDNLPFFLLQDLVFGLRETLDESFGKTAVGIDARGNLAALRQLPELVRVARERGIDCRVLFLETALEILIQRYSETRRRHPLTNGDRPLREAIQLEQEFLQPVRRHADLVLDTTRTNMHELRDLVRGWLLSGESPRISILLQSFGFKHGVPPDVDFVLDVRCLPNPHWEAELRMLTGLDPRVARFIESSPQALEMRADILAFFERWVPRFETDGRSYLTIAIGCTGGQHRSVYMTEWLGEHLKSLGHRVIVRHRELA; from the coding sequence ATGCAGCTGATCATCCTCAGCGGTCTGTCCGGTTCCGGTAAGAGCATTGCGCTCCACACGCTGGAGGACATGGGCTTCTACTGCATCGACAATCTGCCCTTTTTCCTGCTCCAGGATCTGGTGTTCGGGTTGCGCGAGACGCTCGACGAGTCCTTCGGCAAGACGGCGGTCGGCATCGACGCGCGCGGCAATCTCGCGGCACTGCGCCAACTTCCTGAACTGGTGCGCGTCGCCCGCGAGCGCGGGATCGACTGCCGTGTGCTCTTTCTGGAGACCGCGCTGGAGATCCTGATCCAGCGCTATAGCGAGACCCGCCGTCGTCATCCACTCACCAATGGCGACCGCCCGCTCCGCGAGGCCATCCAGCTTGAACAGGAATTCCTGCAGCCGGTGCGTCGGCACGCCGACCTGGTGCTCGACACCACCAGAACCAATATGCATGAGCTGCGCGACCTGGTACGTGGCTGGCTGCTGAGCGGAGAGTCGCCCCGGATCTCGATCCTGCTCCAGTCCTTCGGCTTCAAGCATGGCGTGCCGCCCGACGTCGACTTCGTGCTCGATGTGCGCTGTCTGCCCAATCCGCACTGGGAGGCCGAGCTCAGGATGCTCACCGGGCTGGATCCCAGGGTGGCGCGCTTTATCGAATCCAGCCCCCAGGCGCTGGAGATGCGCGCCGATATCCTCGCCTTCTTCGAGCGCTGGGTTCCCCGATTCGAGACCGACGGGCGCAGCTATCTGACCATCGCCATCGGCTGCACCGGTGGTCAGCATCGTTCGGTCTACATGACCGAATGGCTCGGCGAGCACCTGAAGTCACTCGGTCATAGGGTCATCGTCCGTCATCGGGAGCTGGCGTGA
- a CDS encoding PTS sugar transporter subunit IIA yields MSVGILLLTHRPLGEDLLRIASEILGRVPDGIACCEVVNDTPPDEILDRCRCLAETLDQGEGLLVLTDLYGATPANVARAFADSRAQVRVVSGLNLPMLLRTLNYAALDLDHLAEKALSGGRDGVRRGN; encoded by the coding sequence GTGAGCGTCGGTATCCTGCTCCTTACCCATCGTCCCCTCGGGGAGGATCTGTTGCGTATCGCCAGCGAGATCCTCGGCCGGGTGCCGGACGGGATCGCCTGCTGTGAGGTCGTCAACGACACCCCACCCGATGAGATCCTCGACCGTTGCCGGTGTCTGGCCGAGACCCTTGACCAGGGCGAGGGCTTACTGGTGCTAACCGATCTCTATGGTGCCACACCGGCCAATGTCGCACGTGCGTTCGCCGACTCGCGCGCCCAGGTGCGTGTGGTCAGCGGTCTGAACCTGCCCATGCTGCTGCGCACCCTCAATTATGCCGCGCTCGATCTCGACCATCTGGCCGAAAAGGCCCTCAGCGGCGGTCGCGACGGTGTGCGCCGTGGCAACTGA
- a CDS encoding HPr family phosphocarrier protein: MIRRELEIRNKLGLHARASAKLVQCANRFESEIMLERCGQSVNGKSIMGIMMLAASQGSRITVEITGRDEEEAIAAIEQLILDRFGEPE; the protein is encoded by the coding sequence ATGATTCGCCGAGAACTCGAGATCCGCAACAAGCTCGGGCTGCACGCGCGGGCCTCGGCCAAGCTGGTGCAATGCGCCAATCGCTTCGAGAGCGAGATCATGCTCGAGCGCTGCGGCCAAAGCGTCAACGGCAAGAGCATCATGGGGATCATGATGCTGGCTGCCAGTCAGGGCAGCAGGATCACGGTCGAGATCACAGGCAGGGACGAAGAGGAGGCCATAGCCGCTATCGAGCAACTCATACTGGACCGCTTCGGAGAACCAGAGTGA
- the ptsP gene encoding phosphoenolpyruvate--protein phosphotransferase — MTLAFQGIGIGASNAIALGPAFIDIKGQRILTQTPIRADEIQDEIARFDLAVEAARRALKRVHAQIPPDTPIEIVEFIDTHLLMLEDTALIDGVRHLVAEQLCTAEWALQRQRDILIAVFDRMDDPYLRTRRDDIEHVVRQIQSFLRGESNEPNLAQQDLAGHVVVARDLMPADAILLHHRGAVAFVTEYGGPMSHTAILARSLGVPAVMGLHDISRYLRPGELLIVDSASGTVIANADAQLIADYRRRLSAIQARQGRLRALVSRPTRTRDGVEIRLQANLELAEDVELAKINGAHGVGLYRTEFLYMNRSDLPDEEEHLADYSAMLAALDGRPLTIRTLDLGVDKHCEALARPGSNVSNPALGLRAIRLCLKEPELFRPQVRAILRASALGPVRLMLPLVTSVHELDRALAIIAELKRQLDRDGLAYDDAMPVGAMIEVPSAALTARAIARRMDFLSIGTNDLIQYTLATDRLDDAVNDLFDPAHPAILRLIQLTIEAGRALNVPVGMCGEMAGDPRFTRLLLGMGLREFSMQPGALLDIKEILLDSDVGALARRAERLFAQIDELDSSDLLSAFESV; from the coding sequence GTGACCCTCGCCTTCCAGGGTATCGGGATCGGCGCGTCGAATGCGATCGCGCTGGGTCCGGCCTTCATCGACATCAAAGGACAAAGGATCTTGACCCAAACGCCGATCCGCGCCGACGAGATCCAGGACGAGATCGCTCGCTTCGATCTGGCGGTCGAGGCGGCACGCCGCGCGCTCAAACGGGTGCATGCCCAGATCCCGCCGGACACACCGATTGAAATCGTCGAATTCATCGACACCCATCTGCTCATGCTCGAGGACACGGCGCTCATCGACGGCGTGCGCCATCTCGTGGCCGAGCAGCTATGCACCGCCGAATGGGCGCTGCAACGCCAGCGCGACATCCTAATCGCGGTCTTCGATCGCATGGATGACCCCTATTTGCGCACACGCCGCGACGATATCGAGCATGTCGTGCGCCAGATCCAGAGCTTTCTGCGCGGCGAGTCGAACGAACCGAATCTGGCGCAGCAGGATCTGGCCGGCCATGTCGTGGTGGCGCGCGACCTCATGCCCGCCGACGCCATCCTGCTGCATCATCGCGGCGCCGTGGCCTTCGTGACCGAGTACGGCGGACCCATGTCGCATACCGCGATCCTGGCGCGCAGTCTCGGCGTACCTGCGGTCATGGGGCTACACGACATCAGCCGCTATCTGCGCCCCGGGGAACTGCTGATCGTTGACAGCGCCAGCGGCACCGTCATCGCCAACGCCGACGCGCAACTCATCGCCGACTACCGTCGGCGCCTCAGCGCGATCCAGGCACGTCAGGGTCGCCTGCGCGCCCTCGTCAGCCGCCCGACCCGCACGCGCGACGGCGTCGAGATCCGGCTCCAGGCCAATCTGGAGCTGGCCGAGGACGTCGAGCTAGCCAAGATCAATGGCGCGCATGGTGTCGGACTCTATCGCACCGAATTCCTCTATATGAACCGCAGCGACCTGCCGGACGAAGAGGAACACCTGGCCGACTATAGCGCCATGTTGGCCGCGCTCGACGGACGTCCCCTCACCATACGCACACTCGATCTTGGGGTCGACAAGCACTGCGAGGCCCTGGCCCGCCCCGGCTCGAACGTCAGCAATCCCGCACTGGGGCTGCGCGCCATCCGGCTCTGTCTGAAGGAGCCCGAACTCTTTCGGCCCCAGGTGCGCGCCATCCTGCGTGCCTCGGCGCTCGGCCCGGTGCGGCTGATGCTGCCGTTGGTGACCAGCGTCCACGAGCTCGACCGTGCCCTGGCCATCATCGCCGAACTCAAGCGTCAGCTCGACCGCGATGGACTGGCCTATGACGATGCCATGCCGGTCGGCGCCATGATCGAGGTGCCGTCTGCCGCGCTCACCGCACGTGCCATTGCGCGCCGGATGGATTTTCTCTCGATCGGTACCAATGATCTGATCCAATACACCCTGGCCACCGACCGCCTGGACGACGCGGTCAACGATCTCTTCGACCCGGCGCATCCGGCCATCCTGCGTCTGATCCAGCTCACCATCGAGGCCGGACGCGCGCTCAACGTCCCGGTCGGGATGTGCGGTGAGATGGCCGGCGATCCGCGCTTCACGCGCCTCCTGCTCGGCATGGGGCTGCGTGAGTTCAGCATGCAGCCCGGCGCCCTGCTCGACATCAAGGAGATCCTGCTCGACTCGGATGTCGGCGCCCTGGCCAGGCGCGCCGAGCGACTCTTTGCCCAGATCGATGAGTTAGACTCCAGTGATCTGCTCTCGGCCTTCGAGTCGGTCTGA
- the gatA gene encoding Asp-tRNA(Asn)/Glu-tRNA(Gln) amidotransferase subunit GatA — protein sequence MQNKSIAQMAADLRLRTYSSVELTQHYLERIARLDPMLNAFITVATESALAAAERADRTLRSGETGPLTGIPIAHKDIFCTQGLKTSCGSRMLDNFIAPYDATIVERLAAAGAVVLGKTNMDEFAMGSSNETSWYGPVRNPWDQTRVPGGSSGGSAAAVAARLCAAATASDTGGSIRQPAALCGVTGIKPTYGRCSRWGMIAFASSLDQAGVMARSAADAAFILDEMAGFDERDSTSAEVPVPDYVDALDDDITGLRIGLPKEYFGEGLDPRVGEVVMDAIKEYERLGAEIIEISLPNSPLSVPVYYVVAPAECSSNLARFDGVRYGYRCENPKDLLDLYERSRAEGFGPEVQRRIMIGTYVLSAGYYDAYYLKAQKIRRLIVEDFKRAFEQVDVIMGPTSPTTAFPLGSKLDDPVSMYLNDIYTIATNLAGLPGLSIPVEPVDGLPVGLQIIGNYFQEARLLNVAHRYQHVTHWHQAAPVGFE from the coding sequence ATGCAGAACAAATCCATTGCGCAAATGGCCGCGGATCTGCGGCTACGTACCTATTCCAGCGTCGAGCTGACGCAGCATTATCTGGAGCGCATCGCGCGGCTCGATCCGATGCTAAACGCCTTCATCACGGTCGCGACCGAATCGGCGCTTGCGGCGGCCGAGCGCGCCGACCGGACGCTCAGATCGGGTGAGACCGGGCCGCTGACCGGCATCCCGATCGCCCACAAGGACATCTTCTGCACCCAGGGACTCAAGACCAGCTGCGGTTCGCGGATGCTCGATAACTTCATTGCCCCCTATGATGCGACCATCGTCGAGCGGCTGGCGGCGGCCGGGGCTGTGGTGCTTGGCAAGACCAACATGGATGAGTTCGCCATGGGGTCGAGCAATGAGACGAGCTGGTATGGTCCGGTCAGGAATCCCTGGGACCAGACCCGAGTTCCGGGTGGTTCCTCGGGCGGCTCGGCGGCAGCCGTGGCCGCGCGGCTGTGCGCAGCGGCCACCGCGAGCGACACTGGCGGCTCGATCCGCCAGCCGGCGGCACTGTGCGGCGTCACCGGGATCAAACCGACCTATGGACGCTGTTCACGCTGGGGCATGATCGCCTTTGCCTCTTCGCTTGATCAGGCTGGGGTCATGGCGCGCTCGGCGGCGGATGCGGCCTTCATCCTCGATGAGATGGCCGGTTTCGACGAACGCGACTCGACCAGCGCCGAGGTCCCGGTCCCTGACTATGTCGACGCGCTCGACGACGACATCACAGGGTTGCGCATCGGTCTGCCCAAGGAATATTTCGGCGAGGGACTCGATCCGCGCGTCGGTGAGGTGGTCATGGACGCGATCAAGGAGTATGAGCGGCTCGGTGCCGAGATCATCGAGATCAGCCTACCCAACAGTCCGCTCTCGGTGCCCGTCTACTATGTGGTTGCGCCCGCCGAGTGCTCATCGAACCTGGCGCGCTTCGATGGGGTACGCTATGGCTATCGTTGCGAGAACCCGAAAGACCTATTGGACCTCTATGAGCGCAGTCGCGCCGAGGGGTTCGGTCCCGAGGTCCAGCGTCGGATCATGATCGGCACCTATGTGCTCTCGGCCGGCTATTACGACGCCTACTATCTCAAGGCGCAGAAGATCCGTCGGCTGATCGTCGAAGACTTCAAGCGCGCCTTCGAGCAGGTCGATGTCATCATGGGGCCGACCAGCCCCACGACTGCCTTTCCACTCGGATCCAAGCTGGACGATCCGGTGTCGATGTATCTCAACGACATCTACACCATCGCCACCAATCTGGCTGGATTGCCGGGGCTGTCGATCCCGGTTGAACCCGTCGACGGCCTGCCGGTCGGCTTGCAGATCATCGGCAACTACTTTCAAGAGGCCCGTCTGCTCAATGTGGCACACCGCTACCAGCACGTGACGCACTGGCACCAAGCAGCGCCGGTCGGTTTCGAGTGA
- the gatC gene encoding Asp-tRNA(Asn)/Glu-tRNA(Gln) amidotransferase subunit GatC → MSLSLSDIDKIAHLARLAVAPERRARYAADLSNILDLVARMDTVDTSGIEPLAHPLNMTQRLRPDVPNETNQRERFQSIAPLTEAGLYLVPKVID, encoded by the coding sequence ATGTCACTGAGCTTATCCGACATCGACAAGATCGCCCATTTGGCCCGGCTCGCCGTCGCTCCCGAGCGGCGCGCGCGCTATGCGGCGGATCTTTCCAATATCCTCGACCTGGTCGCCCGGATGGATACCGTCGATACCTCGGGCATCGAACCCCTGGCCCATCCGCTGAACATGACCCAGCGTCTGCGTCCGGATGTCCCCAATGAAACCAATCAACGCGAACGCTTTCAGTCCATCGCCCCCCTGACCGAGGCTGGACTCTATCTGGTTCCGAAGGTCATCGACTGA
- a CDS encoding rod shape-determining protein, with product MFFRNIRGMFSNDLSIDLGTANTLIYARGRGIVLNEPSVVAIRHERHGGTKTVVAVGEEAKQMLGRTPQNVTAIRPMKDGVIADFTVTEKMLQYFIHKVHETSFLRPSPRVLICVPCGSTQVERRAIKESAAGAGAREVYLIEEPISAAIGAGLAVHEPRGCMVIDIGGGTAEVAVISLSGIVYAESVRVGGDTFDDAIINYVRRNYGTQIGEATAERIKHSIGSAFPGNEVLEIDVKGRSLAEGVPRSFTLNSNEILEALQEPLSMVVQAVKMALEKTPPELGADIAERGIVLTGGGSLLRGFDRLIEEETGLPVIVAEDPLTCVARGGGMVLEMLDSQESALFATE from the coding sequence ATGTTTTTCAGAAACATTCGCGGAATGTTCTCCAATGACCTATCGATCGACCTGGGGACCGCCAATACACTGATCTATGCCCGTGGCCGCGGCATCGTACTCAATGAACCCTCGGTCGTGGCCATCCGGCACGAACGCCATGGAGGAACCAAGACGGTGGTGGCCGTCGGCGAGGAGGCCAAGCAGATGCTCGGGCGCACCCCTCAAAACGTCACCGCGATCCGGCCGATGAAGGACGGCGTCATCGCCGACTTCACCGTCACCGAGAAGATGCTCCAGTATTTCATCCACAAGGTCCATGAAACCAGCTTCCTGCGTCCCAGCCCGCGCGTGCTCATCTGCGTGCCCTGCGGCTCGACCCAGGTCGAGCGCCGCGCCATCAAAGAATCGGCCGCGGGCGCTGGGGCGCGCGAGGTCTATCTGATCGAGGAGCCCATCTCGGCCGCCATCGGTGCCGGACTGGCGGTGCACGAGCCACGTGGCTGTATGGTCATCGACATTGGCGGCGGCACGGCCGAGGTGGCAGTGATCTCACTGAGCGGCATCGTCTATGCCGAGTCGGTGCGAGTCGGGGGCGATACCTTCGACGATGCCATCATCAACTATGTGCGCCGTAACTATGGCACCCAGATCGGTGAGGCCACCGCCGAACGCATCAAGCACAGCATCGGCTCGGCCTTCCCCGGCAATGAGGTACTGGAGATCGACGTCAAGGGCCGTAGTCTGGCCGAGGGCGTGCCGCGCAGCTTTACGCTTAACAGCAACGAGATCCTCGAGGCCTTGCAGGAGCCGTTATCGATGGTGGTCCAGGCGGTCAAGATGGCGCTCGAAAAGACCCCACCCGAGCTGGGCGCCGATATCGCCGAGCGCGGCATTGTGCTGACCGGCGGGGGTTCGCTCTTGCGCGGCTTCGACCGGCTGATCGAGGAGGAAACCGGGCTGCCGGTGATCGTGGCCGAGGATCCGCTGACCTGTGTTGCCCGTGGCGGCGGCATGGTGCTGGAGATGCTCGACTCCCAGGAGAGCGCCCTATTCGCGACCGAATGA